GGCTACAGCTCAGGAAACTGGGGGTCTAGGGCCAGCTCAGCCACCCGCGAGTTACGTGACCTTCCTCGATCGACTCGCTTtccttctctcagcctcagttttctcatccattagATGAGCACAGTGACTCTCGCCATCCTGACTGGGAAGCTGTTAGGGGTGGATGGGTAAGTGCTGGCAGACTGCGGGCTGGTCACGTTCGGGTCTGTATCCTCTCATTGCCCAAGCACGGGACCCAGAACTTGGTCCTGCTGGTGCCAGGAACTTCTGAGCAATTCTCTCCCCCACACTCCACCCCAGACAGAACCTGCTGTTGGTCAGTTGAGATGGTTGTGAAGACATTCCTGCTACTAGAACGATGATTAGCTATTAGATACTGAAACTGATATTAGTCACTATCCAGTTCCAGGGGAGGCACTAGCACTTTGGCCTTGACCTTGCCATGTCCCTAGGCCTTGCCTCTCTCTGGTTGCAGCCAGGATGGCATGTTCTGAAAGCACAGGACTGTCTATTCCCTTAGACCAgtacccccttcccctcccagcccGGACAGTGACACCAGCGTGGGCCTCACCTGGCGGCCCCAGAGCTTGCGGAAGATCTGGAAATAGGCCATGGCCATGAGGCCCAGCGGGGCCAGGTAGGTGACAATGAAGAAGCAACTGTGGTAGATCTTGGGATAGAGGTCATCTGTGGGGGTCAAGAGATAAAAGGGCTGGACCCACTGTGGGAGCGTCCAGCTTGTCGTGCTTAGCAATGCCGCCCTCCCCCAACTAGAGCCATGGAGCCCAAGCAAGTGGCAGGGCCTGAAACAGACACCGTGGCAGAGAGACCCCGCAGCTGCCCGGCCTGGGGGTGTCCATTCTGGAGGGACTCCTAGCAGATGTCTAGACTCGAGGAGGTACCCACCCTGGAGGTATCCCTGGTAGGTGGCCGTTCTATGGCATCCATGAAGGGGTTATACCCACCCTGGGAGGGTAGCCGGTAGAAGGCTACTCCAGGGTGTCCTTTTGGGAGACACCCACCCTGGGGGAGCCCACCCCAGAAGTACACGGACAGACACCTGCCCTAGGGGTATGTGCCCCAGAGATGCCCACTTCAGCGATGCCTGCTCAAGGCTCCCGCCGTTACCtgcccagtgttcatcacagaCCGAGAAGAGCCGGGTGCGGTTGGCTAGCTCGGGGAGCACGCTGCGGCATTCCATGACGGCGGCCTGGGGCACCATGACAGCCAGTGACACAGCCCAGATACCCAGGATGGAGCCACGGGCACGCCGGGCGGTGCTCTTGAACAACAGCGGGTGGCAGATGGCATACCAGCGGTCCAGGGCGATGAAGCTGAGAGTCAGCACTGCCACTGACACAGACACGGCCTGCCCCATGGGGACAGGATGTCAGCCTTCTGGGGGGCCACCCACAGACGCGGGGTGAGGGACGGGGCTCCGAGCCCCAAAATATCAGGCAGCCAGGGGTGGTGCATGTCCTGACCGCGCCACTCACTGGCTGGGCGCATGTGGGTAGATCACtcaccctccctgagcctcatcTGCAGGACGGGACCATGTCAGCCACCTGGAGGGATTCTTATGAGAATCCATGAAATCATGGATGGAAAACGTCCAGGTCGAGACCTGGCCCCTACTGGGTGCTCCTCTACGATGAATAATAACTTACGCTCATGGAAACTACTCCGTGCCACTGTTCTCTTTATCCTCACCACAACCCCGTGATGTGTACTCGCACCCCCGTGTCACAGATGacgacactgaggcacagaaaggttaaataatttgcctgagGTGAATGTCCtcaccgctccccccccccccccgccacccacccTGTCTTTAGTCTCAGGGTTGCCAGGGTTAATCCATTGAGCAGAAGACCTGAAAACGATGGAAATCCGAGAGGCATTTCTCTCTGCCCAGGATGCCATCCCTTCCCCGGGCCGTTAGGAAAGAGCCTCATCCTGGGAGGCAGACACAAGCCTGGGCCAGAGGTGAAGGTGGGCACTGCCTCCAGGAGAGCACCCCCCCTGCCCTCTGGGGTACGAGGAGAGGGTCGAGGGGTGCAGCTGAGGGGCCATTCTGGCCTCTGGTCAGCCCTCTTTCCACCCCACCAACCCCATCTGGACATCCTGATTCCCACCTCTGGGGGAGGGAAGGCCCTGGCCAGGGATGGTAGGGGAGGGGGGATACTTTCCAGCGACCCCCGCAAACCAGCCCCCTTGAAATCAAAGAACAGGCTCAGCGTGCATCTGCATCTGTCACCACGGGCTTGTGCCTCTTTCCTCCACTGTGTCCCAGGCGCCTGGAGGTGACTGTACATGTGTCCAcacatggctgtgtgtgtgtgtgggggggggggtctgcggGTGTGACCAGGAAGGGATCTCTGCAGGGGGAGTGTGTGGGGCTGTGTCTGTGTCCTCAAGTGTCAGGCCTCATGGCCTGTCCCCGCTGATAATAGAGAATGACAGTGCAGGGGAACCGAGCCACCGTGTCCTGTCTGAAAGGCAAGTCTGAGGGTCACCGAGGTCTAGGCAAGGCCGTGGTTTCTGGACTTGGGATGACAGAGGGGTGACGAGCAGCACCCGGGCAGAGCTCACCTGGAGATAGGGGATGACCTTGCAGAGGGCATGACCGAAGAGCCAGGACTCAGTGATGTCCACCAGCAGGCTGGCTGGCAGGCAGATGGCTGTCACCAGCACGTCAGCCAGGGACAGGTTGACAATGAAGTAGTTGGTGACCGTCCTCATGTGGTGGTTCCTCCACACGGCCAGGCAGACtgcagggcaggtggggaggtgggaagaagaggaggaggtgaaGCCAGGGGCAGAGCCACGCCCATCCTAGCCAGtgtctctcccccaccagcccccccgccccacgcTACCCAAACCATCCCCCACGCTACCCAGCCAAGGGaaggtaggggagggggagagagagaagtgaggccCAGGACCCCTTCCAGTCCCCAAGGGAAATCCGCAGCACCACAGGAACCTAAACACCTACCCAGCGTGTTGCCCACCAGGGCCACAAGGAACACAGCCACGTAGGCAGCGATGAGGACCCACTCGTACTGCTTCGGGTACAGATAATCACGCCACAGATAGCGCAGGAACTCGTCTTCGTAGTCAGGAGGCACCGGTGACGGTGACGGTGACGGTTCCCCACCACCAGTGGGGGTCCCCGTCTGGGCCCCTGGGGTGGCTGAGGGCTCCATGAGCTCAGAAGCTGCTGCAGCCGAGGGGCATCCTGGGCTCTGCAGAGGGAGGGGAGCCCTGGCCTGGCCTCAGCCCACTTCCCTTGCACCTAGGTCTCTGGGGTCCCAGCCCCAAACCTcctgaaggaaggaggggaggaaagaagaaagaacattagGAGTGTGCCAGGCAATTAGCATATAAGCTCCCTCTTAATTCTCACAGTGCTGTTAGGTTACAGTGAGCCCGAAatagatggagaaagacagatgtgGCTCGCATCTCAATTCCATGCAAGTTGCTCTTGGGTAACTTACGGCGCCCTTTtcagcctcggtttccccatctatCCGAAGGAGTAATAACCACCTGCCTCACAGGGCCACAGTGAGCATGTCTAGTGCTTTACccactgggggggaggggggagagccGGCTTCAGGGTCGCCTGGGGCTACCATTAGAGAACCCTGCTTTGCAGAAGCAGCTCAGAGGGGTTGAGccccttgctcaaggtcaccaagCTACTATGTCAGGTCTGTCTGAATCCACCAAACACCATAGATTTGTGAGGGGAAGCCATCCCGATGGCAAATGTTCTCTCCTGAGTCAGTTCACAGGCCTGAATTTTTTGGTTGAAAAAATGGTCAAGGGACGCGTTAGAGACCCAGGGCCCGCCCCCCCGCCCGCCAGACCTGGACCCTCCCGgctaggatacacacacacacacacacacacacacacacacacacacacacgggagagGTGTAGGGAGGAACCGACCACCTCCCTGGAAGCCAGAGAAGAGCCCCAGGCTCAGGGGCCAGGCCCCTCAGACCCCCGGGGCCGCGATGCGCCCCGACGGCCGCCAGGGGTCGCTGGGCCGGCGCGCAGGCCGCTCTCTCCATTCATAAATCGGGCCTcgctccccgcccctcctcttTCGCTCAGACCCCTCCTTCCCAAGGCTGGGCAGGGACGACCCCGGACGTGTGTGGGAGGGTTGCCGGGCCCCGGTGACCGCTGGGGGGAGGGCGAGGGGGGCTCCTTCGTACCCCCTCCCAGCGCCGGCGAGCCCACACCCTCAGCGGGACCTCCCTGCACCTCGGGGCGCTGTGGGAGGCTGCGGGGAGTAGGTGGGGGAGCGAGGGCGCTAGGGGTTCTGCAGAAGCCTGCCGGGAGGAGGGCACTGCCTACTGGGGACCCCGCCTCCCAGCACCCAGGTTTTGCCCCGAGACTCCTGGCTCCCGCCGAGGGTCCTTTGgaacccccaccccgggcctggGGATCCCCCCAAGCCCCGCACCTGTTGGCTCCGGGACCCTGGCGTCCTCGGCTGCTGGTCCCCGGACTTTGCACCGGGGACTCCGCCTCCCTGCCCGGAAGGTCGGGCTCCAGGGGCCCGGGCCGGGGGAGGGGTCCGGGGAAGCCCCCTCCCAAGGCTGCGCTGCCTGGGCTCGCTCTGCCGGGCGCGAGCCGCGGCTCCAACGCGGGCTCTGGCTGGGCGCGGGCTCCGCCGGGCTGCGCGccgcggggaggtgggggggcggccGGGCGGGAGGGGCCGGCGGGGAGGGGAGCCCCCAGCCGGTCTCGGCTTCACGTCGCTCAGCCCGAGACTGGGAGGGCGGGGGAGACGCTCGTTCCTCCTCGTCTGCCACTTCTTGCTTCCATCCCACCTCCATTCACGCGTCCGTCCGTTCATTCATACGTTCGCGTTCAGTCGGCATTTACGCCTCCGGTCCCTGGGCGTTCAGAgcgcacctactgtgtgctggcgGGCCCTGGGCAGCTTCGGAGGGCCACAGCGCCAACTCTCCTCGCGGCCTCACCTAGCTCGCGAGGATGATGGCACAGGTGGGTCACAGGAGTGAGAGTCGGTGCCTGCACCGCCCCCGGCCAGGCTCCGGCTGCAGCTGCTGCAGTGAGCGCCCTCCTCGTCCATCTCCCagcgcaacccccccccccgccccgccccgccctgtcTGCCCCCCTCCATCCTTTTCCTTGGTACCTACTTTAACCCCCTCCCAAAATGGATGGATGGTaggtgggggcaggaagaggaaagCCAGAGGGGCTGACTAACCCAACAAACATGGACTAAGCTGTGTGCCAGCCAATGAGCTAGAAAAACACAGCTGCCACTTGCATGGGCCCCACCATGCGTGATCTCGCTTAATTCTTCAGGCCAATCCGGGGAGGTAGTTGCTATTGTCCCCATTTTCCGGATGAGGACACTGGACTCACTGGGTTCAGTGACTTGCTCGAGGCCGCAcagcagaggcagaggtggggttCAGGCCTGTGATTCTCTCTGGTGTTTACCCACCTCCTTGCCGGACCGAGGCGCTCAggcgggctgggggtgggaggctccCAAGCCAGCAAATATGCTATCGCACGAGGATTGCCGTGAGGAGACCCAGAAGGACAGACTGCTTCAGCCGGGGTATCAGGACAGACTTCCTGGAGCGAGAACACGGGGACCTGAAAAATGAGAAGGTAGCCTTGCAAGGGGGATTGTGGTGGCCCCAGAGAGGGTTCCAGGTagaggaaacagcaggtgcaaatgTTTGGAGGTTTCAGGAACCACAGGTAGGCCACGGGTGACCCCCTGGGCATCAGGCAGCCACCTTGGCTGTGCCTGCCTCAGGACAGGACCTTCCTAACACATCAGATCCCACCATTCTCTGTCACCTTAGGAGACTCACACTCCTTTGCTCCCTGGAGATGATTCCTGAGATGTAACCTCCATCTTCCCTGTGGCAGCCAAAGTCCTTTCTCAGAGGAGCTAGAGATGGACCATTAGGGCCCAGAGTGTGTGAGAGGGGAGCTGGAGGAACACAGGGGACAGGTCAGTGACCTTCACCTCCCCAGAACAGGAGGAGAAGTGAAGCTGACCCCATGGCACAGCACTGTCCCTGGGCAGGATGGGTGCCGGGTCATAGCATCCCTATGGTTCTGGCGCTCTGTCCTGCCTTCCTGGGGTGCTGGCAGAGGCAGGGGAATGGATGAGGGGACTCGAGACAGAAGTGCCTGGTGCGAGTGCACacgcatctgtgtgtgtgtgtgtgtgtgtgtgtgtgtgtgactgcgTGTGcgcctgtgtatgtgtgtgtgtgtttctgtatttAGAAGTTGGGGCTGTGAGTGTATGTCTGAAGAACGTGacatgtgactgtgtgtgtgtttgtgtctctgaGTGTGTGCGTGAGTGGAGAACAGGCTCTGGGGTGGTGACGTGGGGATCACCTGGGTGGGATGTTTCTGTATGGGGCTTCACTTGGTGCAATTGTGTCCataaggaatgtgtgtgtgtgtgtggacggggtgtctgtctctctgtgtgtctgaatGTGCAGTTGTGGCTCTGAGGAGCACGGGCCTCCCGGCATGTGCCCCTGTGAGCGTGGGAACGTGAGTGTGCGCATGCCTTTGTGTCCGCAGCACCGCGACTGTGTGTTTGTGGGGCTTGGTATGTCTGCCCCCACAGCGATGACTCATCTCATCCCCCacgctacccccccccccccgcccatctaGAGCTGTGATTGCTTGCTGTGGAAGGACTGGGGAGGGGCTACGACGTGGGGTGGGAGCCAGATCGTGCGGGGACACTCAAACACCAGCAGCAACGACAAGGTGCAGTTGGTAATGCGACAGGTAGAGACCCATGCAGACACCCACCCAGGCAGTGGGCCCCAGCGGAGTCCAGCACGGCCCAGGCTTAGAGCCCAGCCCAGAGCTTGGGATGCCATAGTCCGGGACCTCCCATACCCCCTGGGCTGGAGTGAGCACGGGGCtccccaggtgtcccaaaccatTATACATGGGGTGCACGTGTTGGCGTGGGGAAGGACTCGTGGCTGAGAATTCAGCTTCACAGAGCCAGTCTCAGCTCCCCTTAAAAGGGATCCCAAAGGCCAATCCTCTGTTCCTCCTTGGGGACCCCAGAGATGGCTGCTTTCCAGGAGGAAGGATCAGGAGTGTGTGGGAAGGGAGCTGGAGGAACACGGGGGACAGGTCAGTGACCTTCACCTCCCCAGAACAGGAGGAGAAGTGAAGCTGACCCCCCAGGCAGCAATATTTCTCCCTATCAGACCCTGGTCAGGGAGGAGGCTTTGAGCTCCCAGGTCCCTCTGGTCCTGAGTCTGGCTCCCTCAGCCATGGCCTGAGGAGAGAGGCCAGTTGTTTGGCCAAGGTGGGCACGAGGGAGAGACCCCTGGGCAGATGCTCAGAGAAAATCCTGCGATACCCAGAGGGGCCAGTGACGCTCTGGAGGACCCACAAGGGGCTGTGGTGCTTTGGTCCTCGGGCCCAATAGCACTGGCCTCTGGCAACTCCTGGCCAAGCACCAGTGCCCAGGGGAGGCATCCAGGGACCTCATGCCCTCCATCTCCAGGCTGGGCACTCAGCCCTGGCACCCGCTCTGACCAGGAAGGACTGGCCTGAAGCCTTTGCTTTGCCTGAGCTGTCTGTCAAACTGGCGGCCACATGACCTCTTTCCTGGAACCAGCCATCCCCGGCCTTGTTGATCTAATCCCGAACCTCTGAGCCACAGGTCCCTGTCACATCCATCTTTAAGTGCTATCCCCGGGCACCGGCCCCAGGTCTGCCTCCCCGTCCCTCTCAATTCCAGCGTGACTTACAGTAACCTCTGTCGGGCTAGGACTAGAATAATCGGCATGTAATTGGGTTTTTGACTTGCTGATGCTGCCAGAGGCCTGGGTTGTGCATGGGAACActcagggcagggcagaggtgcCTCTTAGGAGACCAGAAATCAGAAAACAGGCAGAGGTGTGTGCAGGGATGAGGGGTGGGCCAGCAGGGGCGGGGCCGTGGGTCCCAAGTGGGGGATTCTGAGCGCTGAGCCTGGCAGGCCACTGAGGAGGCTGTGGGGTTCGGTCCTCGGGCCCAACAGCACTGGCCTCTGGGAGCTCCTGGCAAAGCGCCATGCCAACGGGAAGGACCCAGGGAGCTCCTGTCTCCAGGCCAGGTGCTCAGTTGTGCCCCTTCTTCACCAGGAAGGGCTGGCCCTCCTTCAGGGTTTGGGTGGCTTGAAGGGGTGGACATCCACTGAGAGAGCAGGAGCCCCAAGGCCCACCCAGAGCCAGGCATCCTTGGTGACTTCACAAGCTACAGAGCATCTTCAGGctagggcaggggcaaagagggaaggggctgggccaGAAAGACTTGGGTCAGACTCCTAGCTCTGCTGCTTACTGCTGTGTGATCCGGGACTAGTCACTTCACTTCTATGACAGGCTGGGTagtggcccccaaagatgtctgCATCCTGATCCCAGGCACCTGTGACACGTTACAAGGCAAAAGGGACTTTCCTGATGGGACTAAATtcaggatcttgagatggggaaattagcctgggttatccaggtgggcccaatataATAACAAGTGTCCTTGTAATAGGAGGCGGGAGGGTTAGAAGGAGCAGATGTGGTGACAGAACAGAGGTTGGGGTGATACCAGCGCTGGGAGGGGCCGCAAGCCGAGGAAGGCGGGCGGCCTCTGGAAGCTGGCaaaggcaaggaacagattctcccctagagtctccagaaggaattCAGCCCTTACTTTTAGCCCCATTAGACCCAATTTGGACTTCTCGCCCCCAGAAAGAAATGTGGCAAGTAAAAAagctgtgttgttttaagccgctCGGTCGGCAGTAatctgttatagcagccccaggaaactaatgcTGCTTCTCTGGGCCTCGTTTCACGGGTTCTAAGGGCAAAAACAGGAAGGTTTTCCGTATAGAGTCACGTAAGGATTCACTGCGGACAGGCAGGGGGGCAGAGCAGCCGTGGCCGGGCAAGACAGAGACTCATACTTCCATACACACagtatctaaaaataatttaatatcggggcacctgggtggctcagttggttaagcgtccgactgtggctcaggtcatgatcttgaggtccatgggttcgagccccgtgtcaggctttgtgctgacagctcagagcctggagcccgctttggattctgggtctccctctctctctgcccctcccctgctcgcactctgtctctctctggctctcaacaataaataaatgttaaaaaaattttttttaaatagtttaatattttttaaaaatcagagtggTCATCATGGGACAAATCAGGGTTTTGTCAGATGTCCTTATGGCTCTCTTGTCATTTggtattgcttttattttgagtCACATACTGGTGCAGGAGCCTCCTAGTGATCTTAAAtcctaaaattataaataatattagtTACAAACAATGATCATGGTAAATGTGTGCTGATGTGGTTATTTTGACCCAGGAAcgcacaaggaaaagaaaaggagaagccTGATCTTTCTGGGAgggtgtgtgtacatatgtgtgtgtgtgtgtgtgtgtgtgtgtgtgtgtagactgagttgttttgttttgctttgttttgtttaaccaTGATCTGAACTGCCAGACATTTGAGGAAAATCTTTAACAGGAG
The sequence above is drawn from the Neofelis nebulosa isolate mNeoNeb1 chromosome 2, mNeoNeb1.pri, whole genome shotgun sequence genome and encodes:
- the HCRTR1 gene encoding orexin/Hypocretin receptor type 1, whose product is MEPSATPGAQTGTPTGGGEPSPSPSPVPPDYEDEFLRYLWRDYLYPKQYEWVLIAAYVAVFLVALVGNTLVCLAVWRNHHMRTVTNYFIVNLSLADVLVTAICLPASLLVDITESWLFGHALCKVIPYLQAVSVSVAVLTLSFIALDRWYAICHPLLFKSTARRARGSILGIWAVSLAVMVPQAAVMECRSVLPELANRTRLFSVCDEHWADDLYPKIYHSCFFIVTYLAPLGLMAMAYFQIFRKLWGRQIPGTTSALVRNWKRPSEQSEDQGQGPSTEPPPRARAFLAEVRQVRARRKTAKMLLVVLLVFALCYLPISVLNVLKRVFGMFRQASDREAVYACFTFSHWLVYANSAANPIIYNFLSGKFREQFKAAFSCCLPGLGPCGSPKAPSPRSSASHKSFSLHSRCSVSKVPEHVVLTSVTTVLP